A region from the Hypericibacter adhaerens genome encodes:
- a CDS encoding ammonium transporter: MKVGAWALAALVLVVPQARAQDGAIDSGNTAWMLVSTALVILMTVPGLVLFYGGLVRKKNVLATFVQCFATCALVSVVWMIAGYSLAFSPGNAFVGGFGALFLGGMEIGSTVGTIPESVFMTFQMAFAVIAPALITGAYADRMKFSAMLVFNAAWVLLVYTPVCHWVWGGGFLGSEGVLDYAGGTVVHINAGVAGLVAALVIGKRLRYGSEHFPPHSLAFSVVGAALLWFGWFGFNAGSALAADGRAGMALAVTQIAAAGATLSWMAVEWILRGKPSGLGLISGAVGGLVAITPAAGFVGPASGLAIGLIAGVACYWGANALKRQFNYDDSLDAFGIHGVGGIVGALLTGVFASASIGGVPGLIEGNAGQVLTQLWGTLATIAYCAAVTWIILFAIRKTIGLRVDEKTETVGLDIALHGQRAYEM; the protein is encoded by the coding sequence ATGAAGGTGGGTGCTTGGGCCCTGGCGGCCCTGGTCTTGGTCGTGCCGCAGGCCCGGGCGCAGGATGGCGCCATCGACAGCGGCAACACCGCCTGGATGCTGGTCTCGACCGCGCTGGTCATCCTGATGACCGTGCCGGGCCTCGTGCTCTTCTATGGCGGGCTGGTGCGCAAGAAGAACGTGCTTGCCACCTTCGTGCAATGTTTCGCGACCTGCGCGCTCGTCTCCGTCGTGTGGATGATCGCCGGCTACAGCCTCGCCTTCAGCCCGGGCAACGCCTTCGTCGGCGGGTTCGGCGCGCTCTTCCTCGGCGGCATGGAGATCGGCTCGACCGTGGGCACGATCCCGGAATCGGTCTTCATGACCTTCCAGATGGCCTTCGCCGTGATCGCGCCGGCGCTCATCACCGGCGCCTATGCCGACCGCATGAAGTTCTCCGCCATGCTGGTCTTCAACGCGGCCTGGGTGCTGCTCGTCTATACGCCGGTTTGCCACTGGGTCTGGGGCGGCGGCTTCCTCGGCAGCGAGGGCGTGCTCGACTATGCGGGCGGCACCGTCGTCCATATCAATGCCGGCGTCGCCGGCCTGGTCGCGGCGCTCGTGATCGGCAAGCGCCTGCGCTATGGCAGCGAGCATTTCCCGCCGCACAGCCTGGCGTTCTCCGTCGTCGGGGCGGCGCTCCTCTGGTTCGGCTGGTTCGGTTTCAATGCCGGCTCGGCGCTCGCGGCCGACGGGCGCGCCGGGATGGCGCTGGCGGTGACGCAGATCGCCGCAGCCGGCGCCACCTTGTCCTGGATGGCCGTCGAATGGATCCTGCGCGGCAAGCCGAGCGGGCTCGGCCTCATCTCCGGTGCCGTGGGCGGGCTGGTGGCGATCACGCCAGCCGCCGGCTTCGTCGGACCCGCCAGCGGTCTCGCCATCGGCCTGATCGCGGGGGTCGCCTGCTACTGGGGGGCAAATGCGCTGAAGCGGCAGTTCAACTATGACGATTCCCTGGACGCTTTCGGTATCCATGGCGTGGGCGGCATCGTCGGCGCGCTCCTCACCGGCGTCTTCGCCTCGGCCTCGATCGGCGGCGTGCCCGGCCTGATCGAAGGCAATGCCGGTCAGGTTCTGACGCAGCTCTGGGGCACGCTCGCCACGATCGCCTATTGCGCGGCCGTGACCTGGATCATCCTGTTCGCGATCCGCAAGACGATCGGCCTGCGCGTCGACGAGAAGACCGAGACCGTCGGCCTCGATATCGCGCTGCACGGACAGCGCGCCTACGAGATGTGA
- a CDS encoding SMP-30/gluconolactonase/LRE family protein, with protein sequence MTAPASDWQIVTPGRDKLGESVLWHPTERALYWIDFYGPTVHRRDPATGQQRDWIIAGHDSIGSLVFCADGRLLVALEDGVHHFDRNTGELQLFGDPNQGRAAIAYNDAKVDRQGRYWVGTLDAKEKLPRGIFYSTRSGQDWRLGDSGFVVSNGPTFSPSGDRLYFSDSMGGRILAYALDPATGRLGEAAEFHRFAPEDGFPDGLTADSEGNIWCALYGGGKVLRLDPGGTRLEEIALPVPDVTSCCLGGPGLKTLYVTTGHTSDKPPTDLGGALFAREVAIAGLPEPLFKPEER encoded by the coding sequence ATGACAGCGCCCGCCTCGGACTGGCAGATCGTTACACCGGGACGCGACAAGCTGGGCGAAAGCGTGCTGTGGCATCCGACGGAGCGGGCGCTCTACTGGATCGATTTCTACGGACCCACCGTCCATCGCCGCGATCCCGCCACCGGCCAGCAGCGGGACTGGATCATCGCCGGCCATGACTCGATCGGCTCGCTGGTCTTCTGCGCCGACGGAAGGCTGCTCGTCGCGCTCGAGGACGGCGTCCATCACTTCGACCGGAACACCGGCGAGCTCCAGCTCTTCGGCGATCCCAACCAGGGCCGCGCCGCCATCGCCTATAACGACGCCAAGGTCGACCGGCAGGGCCGCTACTGGGTCGGCACGCTCGACGCCAAGGAGAAGCTGCCGCGCGGCATCTTCTATTCCACGCGCTCGGGCCAGGACTGGCGCCTCGGCGACAGCGGCTTCGTGGTCTCGAACGGCCCGACCTTCAGCCCTTCGGGCGACCGCCTCTATTTCAGCGACAGCATGGGCGGGCGCATATTGGCCTATGCGCTCGATCCCGCGACGGGGCGGCTGGGCGAGGCGGCCGAGTTCCACCGCTTCGCGCCCGAGGACGGCTTCCCGGACGGGCTCACGGCCGACAGCGAAGGCAATATCTGGTGCGCGCTCTATGGCGGCGGCAAGGTGTTGCGGCTCGATCCCGGCGGCACGCGGCTCGAGGAGATCGCGCTGCCGGTGCCCGACGTGACCAGCTGCTGCCTGGGCGGGCCCGGCCTCAAGACGCTCTACGTCACCACGGGCCATACATCCGACAAGCCGCCGACCGATCTTGGCGGCGCGCTCTTCGCGCGCGAGGTGGCGATCGCCGGGCTGCCGGAGCCGCTGTTCAAGCCGGAAGAGCGCTGA
- a CDS encoding ABC transporter ATP-binding protein: MTSDIAVRLAGVGKSFGPVAAVHPLDLEIRRGDFLAILGPSGCGKTTLLRMIGGFVEPSAGTIEVDGQDVTDLGPERRPTNMVFQGYGLFPHMNVRQNVGYGLKLKKLPAEDIARRVSKVMALVRLEEYGDRAATELSGGQQQRVALARALVMEPRVLLLDEPLAALDLKLRQAMQEELRRIHRAIGGTFVFVTHDQGEALALANRIAVMNAGRIEQLGAPEEIYFAPASRFVAGFIGEANLLKAKRGGGRIHAQCGIEFASPGADGPVAIVIRPEAVRPLSDGAGADLAVTGVVEEVVFLGTHNKYVLALASGEKLTAQDRPHAPRLEVGQSLRVGWVQAEQRVIEDRG; the protein is encoded by the coding sequence ATGACCAGCGACATCGCCGTGCGTCTGGCCGGCGTCGGCAAGAGCTTCGGGCCGGTCGCCGCGGTGCATCCGCTCGATCTCGAGATCCGGCGCGGGGACTTCCTCGCGATCCTGGGTCCCTCGGGCTGCGGCAAGACCACCTTGCTGCGCATGATCGGCGGCTTCGTCGAGCCCAGCGCCGGCACCATCGAGGTCGACGGCCAGGACGTGACGGATCTGGGCCCCGAGCGCCGTCCGACCAACATGGTGTTCCAGGGCTACGGCCTCTTTCCGCATATGAACGTCCGCCAGAATGTCGGCTATGGGCTCAAGCTCAAGAAGCTGCCGGCCGAGGACATCGCGCGGCGCGTCTCGAAGGTGATGGCGCTGGTGCGGCTCGAGGAATATGGGGACCGCGCCGCGACCGAGCTCTCCGGCGGCCAGCAGCAGCGCGTGGCGCTCGCGCGCGCGCTGGTGATGGAGCCGCGCGTGCTGTTGCTGGACGAGCCGCTGGCGGCGCTCGACCTCAAGCTGCGCCAGGCGATGCAGGAGGAGCTGCGCCGCATCCACCGCGCGATCGGCGGCACTTTCGTGTTCGTGACCCACGACCAGGGCGAGGCGCTGGCGCTCGCCAACCGGATCGCGGTCATGAATGCCGGCCGCATCGAGCAGCTGGGAGCGCCGGAGGAGATCTATTTCGCTCCGGCCAGCCGCTTCGTCGCCGGCTTCATCGGCGAGGCCAATCTCCTCAAGGCGAAGCGCGGCGGCGGCCGGATCCATGCTCAATGCGGCATCGAGTTCGCTTCACCCGGCGCCGACGGCCCGGTCGCGATCGTCATCCGTCCGGAGGCGGTGCGGCCGCTCTCCGACGGCGCCGGCGCCGATCTCGCCGTCACCGGCGTCGTCGAGGAGGTCGTCTTCCTCGGCACCCACAACAAATATGTCCTGGCGCTCGCGAGCGGCGAGAAGCTCACCGCCCAGGACCGCCCCCACGCCCCGCGGCTCGAGGTCGGCCAGAGCCTGCGCGTCGGCTGGGTTCAGGCGGAACAGCGGGTGATCGAGGACCGGGGATGA
- a CDS encoding SDR family NAD(P)-dependent oxidoreductase, protein MEFSGKRVLVTGSTRGLGLAAARLFLERGAEVILHGHDGNGVARAVTGLTKDHPGRVQGFPADLADRAACRRLAQQAGAVDVLVNNAGVLMEAMIPDTDLALWQRSFAINVTAPWVLSRALLEPLRARRGVIVNIGSDSGLLGYPGFATYCATKGAVIGLTRALAIELAPAVRAVCVCPGPIETDMMRKSLEATPDPAATRQVWEAYPALRRVASPEEIAEAILFAASPRASFMTGNLIVIDGGVTMGKRV, encoded by the coding sequence ATGGAATTCTCCGGCAAGCGCGTCCTCGTCACCGGCTCCACCCGCGGGCTGGGCCTCGCCGCGGCCCGGCTCTTCCTCGAGCGCGGCGCCGAGGTGATCCTGCATGGCCATGACGGCAACGGCGTCGCCCGCGCCGTCACCGGCCTGACCAAGGACCATCCGGGTCGCGTCCAGGGCTTTCCCGCCGATCTCGCCGACCGCGCCGCCTGCCGCCGCCTCGCGCAGCAGGCCGGCGCCGTCGATGTGCTCGTCAACAATGCCGGCGTGCTGATGGAGGCGATGATCCCCGACACCGATCTCGCCCTCTGGCAGCGCAGCTTCGCGATCAATGTGACGGCGCCCTGGGTGCTGTCGCGGGCGCTCCTCGAGCCTTTGCGCGCGCGCCGCGGCGTGATCGTCAATATCGGCTCCGATTCCGGGCTCCTGGGCTATCCGGGTTTCGCGACCTATTGCGCCACCAAGGGCGCCGTCATCGGGCTCACAAGAGCGCTCGCGATCGAGCTGGCGCCCGCGGTACGCGCCGTCTGCGTCTGTCCCGGCCCGATCGAGACCGACATGATGCGCAAGAGCCTCGAGGCCACGCCCGACCCCGCCGCGACGCGGCAGGTCTGGGAGGCCTATCCGGCGCTGCGCCGCGTGGCGAGCCCCGAGGAGATCGCCGAGGCGATCCTCTTCGCCGCCTCCCCGCGCGCCTCCTTCATGACGGGGAACCTGATCGTGATCGATGGCGGGGTGACGATGGGGAAGCGGGTGTAA
- a CDS encoding SDR family NAD(P)-dependent oxidoreductase — protein MQIDYSGKAALITGAGRGLGLAIARALHASGARVAINDRTPEAVAAAIAKLGGGERLTPAPADLAQPGGPEAAVEQAVRAFGQLDLLVNNAAVNIERPIEATDDAHWDLHLNVVLRASFFAVKAAQPWLSSSKGSVINIASELGLHAIPNNVAYVTAKHGLVTMTRALALELARDGVRVNAVCPGTMDTELMRDCAEASPDPATYYRTFEAYHPLGRLASPEEIADFVLCVGSPAAGFMTGAALAIDGGSTAGRF, from the coding sequence ATGCAGATCGACTATTCGGGCAAAGCCGCCCTCATCACCGGCGCCGGGCGCGGGCTCGGCCTCGCCATCGCCCGCGCGCTCCATGCCTCGGGCGCCCGGGTCGCCATCAACGACCGCACGCCAGAAGCGGTCGCGGCCGCGATCGCGAAGCTGGGCGGCGGCGAGCGGCTGACACCGGCACCCGCCGACCTCGCCCAGCCGGGCGGCCCCGAGGCCGCCGTCGAGCAGGCGGTGCGCGCCTTCGGGCAGCTCGATCTCCTGGTCAACAACGCCGCCGTCAATATCGAGCGGCCGATCGAGGCGACCGACGACGCCCATTGGGACCTGCATCTCAACGTCGTGCTGCGCGCGAGCTTCTTCGCCGTGAAGGCCGCCCAGCCCTGGCTCAGCTCTTCCAAGGGCAGCGTCATCAACATCGCCTCGGAGCTGGGGCTCCATGCCATCCCCAACAACGTCGCCTATGTGACGGCCAAGCACGGGCTGGTGACGATGACCCGCGCGCTGGCGCTCGAGCTCGCCAGGGACGGCGTGCGCGTCAATGCGGTCTGCCCCGGCACCATGGATACCGAACTGATGCGCGATTGCGCCGAAGCGAGTCCCGATCCCGCCACCTACTACCGGACCTTCGAGGCCTATCATCCGCTGGGGCGGCTGGCCTCGCCCGAGGAGATCGCCGATTTCGTGCTCTGCGTCGGCTCGCCCGCCGCGGGGTTCATGACGGGCGCGGCGCTCGCCATCGATGGCGGCAGCACCGCCGGCCGGTTCTGA
- a CDS encoding ABC transporter permease: MKAQSVSDLAWRALILLVSGFMALPLFLVVLFSFNQSALTSLPLTGLTLDWYRKLFAKDAFWPAFENSLIVGFASALLAIATGTLAALALSRLRPKQAGLLINILSIPMMMPALIIGVSLMSYFVRFLDVPLGLWAVVLGHVVIAQPFVVLIVYARLASFDWSAVDSARDLGASSLRAFFTVTLPIIQPTIVGAGLIALSISLDDFVIAFFTIGAGNTLPTLVWGLVRTSLDPTINAIATLLLALSIGSTILALRLSRYRG; encoded by the coding sequence ATGAAGGCGCAGTCCGTCTCCGATCTCGCCTGGCGCGCCTTGATCCTGCTGGTGTCGGGTTTCATGGCGCTGCCGCTGTTCCTGGTCGTCCTTTTCAGCTTCAACCAGTCGGCGCTGACGAGCCTGCCGCTGACGGGCCTCACCCTCGACTGGTACCGCAAGCTCTTCGCCAAGGACGCCTTCTGGCCGGCCTTCGAGAACAGCCTGATCGTGGGCTTCGCTTCGGCGCTCCTCGCCATCGCGACGGGCACGCTGGCGGCCCTCGCCCTCTCGCGGCTGCGGCCGAAGCAGGCAGGTCTCCTGATCAACATCCTCAGCATCCCGATGATGATGCCGGCCCTCATCATCGGCGTCTCGCTGATGAGCTATTTCGTGCGCTTCCTCGACGTGCCGCTCGGGCTCTGGGCCGTGGTGCTGGGCCATGTGGTGATCGCCCAGCCCTTCGTGGTGCTGATCGTCTATGCGCGGCTCGCGAGCTTCGACTGGAGCGCCGTCGACAGCGCGCGCGACCTCGGCGCCTCCTCGCTCCGGGCCTTCTTCACCGTGACGCTCCCCATCATCCAGCCCACCATCGTCGGGGCGGGCCTCATCGCGCTCTCGATCTCGCTCGACGATTTCGTGATCGCCTTCTTCACCATCGGCGCCGGCAACACGCTCCCGACCCTGGTCTGGGGGCTGGTCCGGACCTCGCTCGATCCCACCATCAACGCCATCGCGACATTGCTCTTGGCGCTCAGCATCGGCTCGACCATCCTGGCGCTGCGCCTCAGCCGCTATCGGGGATAG
- a CDS encoding ABC transporter permease gives MGRKHWPLVPAGLVYAGVFVAPLLFFFAISFWSVKSRILRPDFTVKNYVATWVQYWDSMANTMAVALMIAAVTTLLAFGFAYAVRFKAGRLEGPLLFLALITLFGGYLVKIYAWKSILGRDGILNQALLELGLVGQPIDAFLYNTNAVIITLTYFLLPFAILPIYGNLRAISPATIEAARDLGAKRWAVMRDVILPQCEKGIVIAFTLAFLISAGDYVTPRFVGGGAAMMGHFIELQFSLGFNWPQGSAMSFSAMLLSLAIVLVLRALFRRSLRP, from the coding sequence ATGGGACGAAAGCATTGGCCCCTCGTGCCGGCCGGTCTCGTCTATGCGGGCGTGTTCGTGGCGCCCCTGCTGTTCTTCTTCGCCATCAGCTTCTGGTCGGTGAAGTCGCGCATCCTGCGGCCCGACTTCACCGTCAAGAACTATGTCGCGACCTGGGTCCAGTATTGGGACTCCATGGCCAACACCATGGCGGTCGCGCTGATGATCGCGGCCGTGACCACGCTGCTGGCTTTCGGCTTCGCCTATGCGGTGCGATTCAAGGCCGGCCGGCTCGAAGGACCGCTGCTGTTCCTGGCGCTCATCACCCTCTTCGGCGGCTATCTGGTGAAGATCTACGCCTGGAAGAGCATCCTGGGGCGCGACGGGATCCTCAACCAGGCACTCCTGGAACTCGGGCTGGTGGGCCAGCCGATCGACGCCTTCCTCTACAACACCAATGCCGTCATCATCACCCTCACCTATTTCCTGCTGCCCTTCGCCATCCTGCCGATCTACGGGAACCTGCGCGCGATCAGCCCCGCCACCATCGAGGCCGCGCGCGACCTGGGGGCGAAGCGCTGGGCGGTGATGCGCGACGTCATCCTGCCGCAATGCGAGAAGGGCATCGTCATCGCCTTCACCCTCGCCTTCCTGATCTCGGCCGGCGACTATGTGACGCCGCGTTTCGTCGGCGGCGGAGCGGCGATGATGGGCCATTTCATCGAGCTGCAATTCTCCCTGGGCTTCAACTGGCCGCAGGGCTCCGCCATGTCCTTCTCGGCCATGCTGCTGTCGCTGGCGATCGTGCTGGTCCTGAGGGCCCTCTTCCGGCGAAGCCTCCGGCCATGA
- a CDS encoding ABC transporter substrate-binding protein, whose amino-acid sequence MKDPTPSQRAMLELSLRSSLSRRRALGAGAAGIAGAGALALAPKNAWAKTTMTWMGWQGYETPIQSGSFLADNDIDFQPTFISSNEEIITKLQAGGIGKTDIITMYFGYLPIMAEGGLLEPIDESRIEPLPKLIPQFIKQDAIHYEGKLQGVPWNWGSLPLMYDPAAVGTVPTSWLDIKKPEYKGKVAMVDDPLGNLLIWGTVVTGKPMGTILTKAEMVKVIDELIDIKKNHARAFFATYGDMSDAFARNEVVVSAIGWEAVAVWTQGKGKTIKYTIPKEGTGMFMDCLCIPKDAPHVDLTYKMMNHILSAEPQRVFATEQSAGITNRDTIPLLPKELAESYNYADIDGFMQKARLQPVPPSESKDDTATYDDFLNEYQRLSKA is encoded by the coding sequence ATGAAGGATCCGACCCCGTCGCAACGGGCCATGCTGGAATTGTCGCTGCGTTCCTCGCTCTCGCGCCGCCGCGCGCTGGGGGCCGGGGCCGCAGGCATCGCCGGGGCCGGCGCGCTGGCGCTGGCTCCGAAGAACGCCTGGGCCAAGACCACCATGACCTGGATGGGCTGGCAGGGTTACGAGACGCCGATCCAGAGCGGCAGCTTCCTCGCCGACAACGACATCGACTTCCAGCCGACCTTCATCTCCTCCAACGAGGAGATCATCACCAAGCTGCAGGCCGGCGGCATCGGCAAGACCGACATCATCACCATGTATTTCGGCTACCTGCCGATCATGGCCGAGGGCGGGCTCCTGGAGCCGATCGACGAATCCAGGATCGAGCCGCTGCCCAAGCTGATCCCGCAATTCATCAAGCAGGACGCGATCCATTACGAGGGCAAGCTGCAGGGCGTGCCCTGGAACTGGGGCTCGCTGCCGCTGATGTACGATCCCGCCGCTGTCGGCACGGTGCCGACCAGCTGGCTCGACATCAAGAAGCCCGAATACAAGGGCAAGGTCGCGATGGTGGACGACCCGCTGGGCAATCTCCTGATCTGGGGCACGGTCGTGACCGGCAAGCCGATGGGCACGATCCTGACCAAGGCCGAGATGGTCAAGGTCATCGACGAGCTGATCGACATCAAGAAGAACCATGCCCGCGCCTTCTTCGCCACCTATGGCGACATGTCGGACGCCTTCGCGCGCAACGAGGTCGTGGTTTCGGCCATCGGCTGGGAGGCGGTCGCGGTCTGGACGCAAGGCAAGGGCAAGACCATCAAATACACGATCCCCAAGGAAGGCACGGGCATGTTCATGGACTGCCTCTGCATCCCCAAGGATGCGCCGCATGTCGACCTCACCTACAAGATGATGAACCACATCCTGTCGGCGGAACCGCAGCGCGTCTTCGCGACCGAGCAGAGCGCCGGCATCACCAACCGCGATACCATTCCGCTGTTGCCGAAGGAGCTCGCCGAATCCTACAACTATGCCGACATCGACGGCTTCATGCAGAAGGCGCGGCTGCAGCCGGTGCCGCCCTCGGAATCGAAGGACGACACCGCCACCTATGACGACTTCCTGAACGAGTATCAGCGCCTGTCGAAGGCGTGA
- a CDS encoding methylglyoxal synthase: MALTLALVAHDQKKPDMAEWVARHHQELRRHRIVSTATTGRVVGEACPDVPVQTVKSGPWGGDQQIGALIAEGKIDALIFFPDPLTPMPHDVDVKALLRLALVYDVPCAFNPATADLLVKAGLLGK; this comes from the coding sequence ATGGCACTCACGCTGGCTTTGGTGGCGCATGACCAGAAGAAGCCTGACATGGCGGAATGGGTCGCGCGGCACCATCAGGAACTGCGTCGCCACCGCATCGTCTCGACCGCGACCACGGGCCGCGTCGTCGGCGAGGCCTGCCCCGATGTCCCCGTGCAGACGGTGAAGAGCGGCCCCTGGGGCGGCGACCAGCAGATCGGCGCGCTCATCGCCGAGGGCAAGATCGACGCGCTGATCTTCTTCCCCGATCCGCTGACACCCATGCCGCACGATGTCGACGTGAAAGCGCTGCTGCGCCTCGCCCTCGTCTACGACGTTCCCTGCGCCTTCAATCCCGCGACGGCGGATCTCCTGGTGAAGGCAGGGCTGCTCGGGAAGTGA
- a CDS encoding ArgK/MeaB family GTPase translates to MLDAAYAAPAAQVIGLTGPPGVGKSTLAGGLIRAYRAQGSRVGVIAVDPSSRRSGGALLGDRTRLQTDPADEDVFVRSMAARDRLGGLADLTLSAMVLMRALYDLLLIETVGVGQSETDVAEAADSVLFCVQPGSGDSLQFMKAGIVEIPDLVAVTKSDLGQAAIRARADVKGALGLAAEEQGGWTVPVLLVAATTGEGVDKLVAELARHWNWLGEQGRLAARREAQARHWLEAGLRDRFGREGLARAGALDLPAGRSPFRVATEIAKRLSKL, encoded by the coding sequence TTGCTCGATGCGGCCTATGCGGCACCGGCGGCACAGGTGATCGGCCTGACCGGCCCGCCCGGCGTGGGCAAATCGACGCTCGCCGGCGGCCTCATCCGTGCCTATCGCGCGCAAGGAAGCCGTGTGGGCGTGATCGCGGTCGATCCCTCCTCGCGCCGCTCGGGCGGCGCCCTGCTCGGCGACCGCACGCGGCTCCAGACCGATCCCGCGGACGAGGATGTGTTCGTGCGCTCGATGGCGGCGCGCGACCGTCTGGGCGGGCTCGCCGACCTGACGCTCTCCGCCATGGTGCTGATGCGCGCCCTCTACGATCTGCTGCTGATCGAGACGGTCGGCGTCGGCCAGTCCGAGACCGACGTGGCCGAGGCGGCCGACAGCGTCCTCTTCTGCGTGCAGCCGGGCTCGGGCGACAGCCTGCAGTTCATGAAGGCCGGCATCGTCGAGATCCCCGATCTCGTCGCCGTCACCAAATCCGACCTGGGCCAGGCCGCGATCCGCGCGCGTGCCGATGTGAAAGGCGCGCTCGGTCTCGCGGCCGAGGAACAGGGGGGCTGGACCGTGCCGGTGCTGCTGGTCGCCGCCACGACGGGCGAGGGCGTCGACAAGCTCGTGGCCGAGCTCGCGCGCCACTGGAACTGGCTGGGCGAGCAGGGGCGCCTCGCTGCGCGTCGCGAGGCCCAGGCGCGCCACTGGCTCGAGGCGGGATTGCGCGACCGGTTCGGCCGCGAAGGGCTGGCGCGGGCGGGTGCGCTCGATCTGCCGGCGGGGCGCTCGCCCTTCCGGGTTGCGACCGAGATCGCGAAGCGCCTGA